A genome region from Aphelocoma coerulescens isolate FSJ_1873_10779 chromosome Z unlocalized genomic scaffold, UR_Acoe_1.0 ChrZ, whole genome shotgun sequence includes the following:
- the FAM169A gene encoding soluble lamin-associated protein of 75 kDa, translating into MISGAGQQERAKPESMSFPVDILNNYSHEDLENSAEDYLFDLRWGNPNSPEFFSLPDRRKVPISLTSVGFVPLYGEEQTHKVLALFAPWDSLTAIALYLADQWWSIDDIVRTSVPARQGLHQVKSVGERVVLYVLNRIIYRTQEMERNEIPFLCHGSSHYAKIMWKKGEAIGFYSVKPTGSVCSSLLRQKYKLPVLDTMFVRKKHRGKDSGLIMLEDFVDSFTEEPLGLRYPLSPFMYTACKQYLEKYPEDKNLLWQVEGGGDWFQRKSIMSIVQKEDLKIAGEALKKENKSLQAEDNFCQSAVSEASGPRTEVETQLSTDSQKGKESTDVHASTSEDPNTAHVSIWTRSSHLKRQRLNKNRQEPGPETSQRDEESALQVSKSRPELLAHTSESSEDLVEVPKVDAVEKDEEIIVENEGQSVLEVEMHVSPSEKQSEMEEMPSEPLNGEVAEETGKTSLMAEGETINEIPSGESKLLSESQGKEPVTLFVPLILEAPAKPPEGTESEKVLNENDSEMLTEEVTSVEKEGTEEQQEPEKTSTEDAAASASKEEPSDNGLPNSVVTESAEESVSENLPSSLEDQNEEAGQNSQEAPAALSQSSLVMVELEGVSFQQPSGQEAQKNQLEEPSEESPEQTDHYMQTVAERAADSSSEEAEIEVPIVDRRNLRRKAKGYKGPPKKKGKPA; encoded by the exons AGCATGTCATTCCCTGTGGATATATTGAACAATTACAGTCATGAGGACTTGGAGAACTCAGCAGAGGACTACCTCTTTGACCTTCGGTGGGGGAATCCGAACTCCCCAGAATTCTTTTCTCTGCCAGACCGTCGCAAG GTTCCTATTAGCTTGACATCTGTGGGCTTCGTTCCTCTTTATGGTGAAGAGCAGACACACAAAGTTCTTGCGCTGTTTGCACCATGGGACTCGCTCACAG CTATAGCCCTGTATCTTGCTGACCAGTGGTGGTCAATTGATGACATTGTGAGAACATCTGTCCCTGCTAGACAGGGGCTTCATCAG GTGAAGTCTGTTGGAGAGAGGGTTGTTCTCTATGTTTTGAATCGAATTATCTATCGAACacaagaaatggaaagaaatgagATCCCATTTCTCTGTCATGGTAGCAGCCACTATGCTAAGATCATGTGGAAAAAAGGAGAGGCTATTGGGTTCTATTCTGTTAAACCTACAG GAAGTGTTTGTAGCTCTCTTCTTCGTCAGAAGTATAAATTGCCAGTGCTAGACACAATGTTTGTTAGAAAGAAACATCGTGGGAAAGACTCTGGGCTAATCATGTTGGAAGACTTTGTAGATTCCTTTACTGAAGAGCCTCTTGGCCTACGATATCCACTGTCACCGTTCATGTATACAG CTTGTAAGCAGTACCTTGAGAAGTACCCTGAGGATAAAAACCTTTTGTGGCAagtggagggaggaggagattGGTTCCAGAGAAAGTCTATTATGTCTATAGTGCAAAAGGAAGATCTCAAAATTGCAG GAGAAGCcttgaagaaggaaaataagagtTTGCAAGCAGAGGATAATTTTTGTCAGTCTGCAGTATCTGAAGCAAGTGGACCAAGGACTGAGGTAGAAACACAGCTAAGT ACTGACTCTCAAAAAGGTAAAGAATCAACAGATGTCCATGCAAGTACATCTGAAG ACCCTAACACAGCTCATGTTTCCATCTGGACACGAAGCAGTCATTTAAAGCGTCAGAGGCTAAATAAAAACAGACAGGAACCTGGACCTGAGACTTCCCAAAGAGATGAGGAAAGTGCTCTTCAAGTGTCCAAAAGCAG GCCGGAACTTCTTGCCCACACATCTGAAAGCTCTGAAGATTTAGTGGAAGTGCCTAAGGTGGATGCTGTTGAGAAGGATGAGGAAATAATTGTTGAAAACGAGGGCCAGTCTGTATTAGAAGTGGAGATGCATGTATCACCCTCTGAGAAACAAAGTGAGATGGAG GAAATGCCATCAGAACCTCTTAATGGTGAGGTAGCAGAAGAAACTGGTAAGACCTCACTCATGGCTGAAGGTGAAACAATAAATGAAATTCCAAGTGGCGAATCAAAATTGCTGTCTGAGAGTCAAGGAAAGGAACCCGTAACACTGTTTGTTCCATTAATCCTTGAGGCTCCAGCAAAACCTCCAGAAGGCACTGAATCAGAGAAG GTTTTAAACgaaaatgattcagaaatgCTGACTGAGGAAGTTACATCAGTAGAGAAGGAGGGCACTGAAGAACAGCAAGAACCTGAAAAGACCAGCACTGAAGATGCAGCTGCATCGGCATCAAAGGAAGAGCCTTCTGACAATGGCCTGCCCAACTCTGTGGTAACTGAATCAGCAGAAGAATCTGTTTCTGAAAACTTACCTTCCTCATTAGAAGATCAAAATGAGGAAGCAGGGCAGAACTCACAGGAGGCCCCTGCTGCCTTGAGTCAGAGCTCTTTGGTAATGGTTGAACTTGAGGGTGTTTCTTTTCAGCAGCCTTCTGGACAGGAAGCGCAGAAGAACCAGTTGGAAGAGCCCTCAGAAGAGTCTCCAGAGCAGACGGATCACTACATGCAGACAGTGGCAGAGAgggctgctgacagcagctctgaggaagcagaaaTTGAGGTACCCATTGTAGATCGGAGAAACTTGCGAAGAAAAGCCAAAGGCTACAAAGGTCCAcccaagaaaaaaggaaagccaGCTTAA